One Euphorbia lathyris chromosome 1, ddEupLath1.1, whole genome shotgun sequence DNA segment encodes these proteins:
- the LOC136209667 gene encoding uncharacterized protein isoform X5 produces the protein MEESQDPYGMVHPHLAAYCRFFKSTAKMDPLERAAFLGNDREMEVAHSAPATGDETEIIWTLILSASHVWKGSFLS, from the exons ATGGAAGAAAGTCAGGATCCATATGGCATGGTGCATCCTCACCTTGCAGCTTATTGCAG GTTTTTCAAATCCACTGCAAAGATGGATCCACTGGAG CGTGCTGCATTTCTTGGAAATGACAGAGAAATGGAAGTTGCTCATTCTGCACCTGCTACAGGGGATGAAACAGAG ATAATTTGGACACTGATTTTATCTGCTTCACATGTGTGGAAG GGGAGCTTTTTGAGCTAG
- the LOC136209667 gene encoding ubiquitin carboxyl-terminal hydrolase 3-like isoform X4: protein MEESQDPYGMVHPHLAAYCRFFKSTAKMDPLERAAFLGNDREMEVAHSAPATGDETEEVGEKGYGILCFVWYLEIIDN from the exons ATGGAAGAAAGTCAGGATCCATATGGCATGGTGCATCCTCACCTTGCAGCTTATTGCAG GTTTTTCAAATCCACTGCAAAGATGGATCCACTGGAG CGTGCTGCATTTCTTGGAAATGACAGAGAAATGGAAGTTGCTCATTCTGCACCTGCTACAGGGGATGAAACAGAG GAAGTTGGTGAGAAAGGATATGGTATTCTATGTTTTGTGTGGTACTTGGAGATCATAGATAATTGA
- the LOC136209667 gene encoding AP2/ERF and B3 domain-containing transcription factor At1g50680-like isoform X2, translating to MEESQDPYGMVHPHLAAYCSNDSGSASKFGGVIWLRSGKWGARIAYKYKAYWLGTYDMEEEAATAYDRAAIKLQRSDTPLNFHMQTYTVQETKFQGLYSNEEILEMIKNKTYITKFSSFLANQSLVREFNASNPSRRYGGISYQLLFQKELTQTDVTHIKGLYIPKVYAMGHFPPLAGVNSETREGGERMSTELIFYDKHCRPWTFGYSYWKSTQTFVFTKGWRHFLRMNSLKPRDSVFFYICKQQRDNQRKTYYVIDVQRAGTELYGLCWIIDMENDFWKNINKGIEVVEMKEETDNEVKLFGVQIGRRVDHKRKRTEE from the exons ATGGAAGAAAGTCAGGATCCATATGGCATGGTGCATCCTCACCTTGCAGCTTATTGCAG CAACGATAGCGGATCAGCTTCAAAGTTCGGAGGAGTGATTTGGCTTAGAAGTGGCAAGTGGGGTGCTCGGATCGCCTATAAGTACAAGGCGTACTGGCTAGGAACATACGACATGGAAGAAGAGGCAGCAACGGCTTATGATAGAGCAGCAATCAAACTTCAAAGAAGCGATACGCCACTCAACTTCCATATGCAAACCTACACAGTCCAGGAGACGAAATTCCAAGGTCTGTACTCGAACGAGGAGATCCTGGAGATGATAAAAAACAAAACTTACATCACCAAATTCAGTAGCTTTCTTGCAAATCAATCTTTGGTGAGAGAATTCAACGCGAGTAATCCATCACGCCGCTATGGTGGGATCTCGTATCAACTCCTTTTCCAGAAGGAGTTGACACAAACTGATGTTACTCACATCAAAGGGCTTTACATCCCTAAAGTATATGCAATGGGGCACTTTCCACCACTGGCTGGTGTGAACTCGGAAACGAGAGAAGGTGGCGAGAGAATGTCCACCGAGCTAATCTTCTATGATAAACATTGTCGGCCATGGACTTTCGGGTATTCGTACTGGAAGAGTACACAGACTTTTGTGTTTACAAAAGGGTGGAGACACTTCCTGAGGATGAACAGCTTGAAGCCGAGAGATTCAGTCTTCTTCTACATATGTAAGCAGCAAAGGGACAATCAGAGAAAAACATATTACGTGATAGATGTGCAGCGCGCTGGAACCGAACTTTATGGCTTGTGTTGGATTATAGACATGGAAAATGATTTTTGGAAAAATATAAACAAGGGTATAGAAGTTGTAGAAATGAAGGAAGAGACTGATAATGAAGTGAAGCTTTTTGGTGTTCAGATTGGAAGAAGAGTGGATCATAAGCGGAAAAGGACCGAGGAATAA
- the LOC136209667 gene encoding AP2/ERF and B3 domain-containing transcription factor At1g50680-like isoform X1, producing the protein MHSRFSFFSIVLFTRLCGKIEKAMELNLRLNMSINSSNSNFSNDSGSASKFGGVIWLRSGKWGARIAYKYKAYWLGTYDMEEEAATAYDRAAIKLQRSDTPLNFHMQTYTVQETKFQGLYSNEEILEMIKNKTYITKFSSFLANQSLVREFNASNPSRRYGGISYQLLFQKELTQTDVTHIKGLYIPKVYAMGHFPPLAGVNSETREGGERMSTELIFYDKHCRPWTFGYSYWKSTQTFVFTKGWRHFLRMNSLKPRDSVFFYICKQQRDNQRKTYYVIDVQRAGTELYGLCWIIDMENDFWKNINKGIEVVEMKEETDNEVKLFGVQIGRRVDHKRKRTEE; encoded by the coding sequence ATGCATAGTAGGTTTAGTTTCTTCTCCATTGTTCTTTTCACAAGATTGTGTGGGAAAATTGAGAAGGCTATGGAGTTGAATTTGAGGCTCAACATGTCCATTAATAGTTCAAACTCGAATTTCAGCAACGATAGCGGATCAGCTTCAAAGTTCGGAGGAGTGATTTGGCTTAGAAGTGGCAAGTGGGGTGCTCGGATCGCCTATAAGTACAAGGCGTACTGGCTAGGAACATACGACATGGAAGAAGAGGCAGCAACGGCTTATGATAGAGCAGCAATCAAACTTCAAAGAAGCGATACGCCACTCAACTTCCATATGCAAACCTACACAGTCCAGGAGACGAAATTCCAAGGTCTGTACTCGAACGAGGAGATCCTGGAGATGATAAAAAACAAAACTTACATCACCAAATTCAGTAGCTTTCTTGCAAATCAATCTTTGGTGAGAGAATTCAACGCGAGTAATCCATCACGCCGCTATGGTGGGATCTCGTATCAACTCCTTTTCCAGAAGGAGTTGACACAAACTGATGTTACTCACATCAAAGGGCTTTACATCCCTAAAGTATATGCAATGGGGCACTTTCCACCACTGGCTGGTGTGAACTCGGAAACGAGAGAAGGTGGCGAGAGAATGTCCACCGAGCTAATCTTCTATGATAAACATTGTCGGCCATGGACTTTCGGGTATTCGTACTGGAAGAGTACACAGACTTTTGTGTTTACAAAAGGGTGGAGACACTTCCTGAGGATGAACAGCTTGAAGCCGAGAGATTCAGTCTTCTTCTACATATGTAAGCAGCAAAGGGACAATCAGAGAAAAACATATTACGTGATAGATGTGCAGCGCGCTGGAACCGAACTTTATGGCTTGTGTTGGATTATAGACATGGAAAATGATTTTTGGAAAAATATAAACAAGGGTATAGAAGTTGTAGAAATGAAGGAAGAGACTGATAATGAAGTGAAGCTTTTTGGTGTTCAGATTGGAAGAAGAGTGGATCATAAGCGGAAAAGGACCGAGGAATAA
- the LOC136209667 gene encoding AP2/ERF and B3 domain-containing transcription factor At1g50680-like isoform X3 codes for MEEEAATAYDRAAIKLQRSDTPLNFHMQTYTVQETKFQGLYSNEEILEMIKNKTYITKFSSFLANQSLVREFNASNPSRRYGGISYQLLFQKELTQTDVTHIKGLYIPKVYAMGHFPPLAGVNSETREGGERMSTELIFYDKHCRPWTFGYSYWKSTQTFVFTKGWRHFLRMNSLKPRDSVFFYICKQQRDNQRKTYYVIDVQRAGTELYGLCWIIDMENDFWKNINKGIEVVEMKEETDNEVKLFGVQIGRRVDHKRKRTEE; via the coding sequence ATGGAAGAAGAGGCAGCAACGGCTTATGATAGAGCAGCAATCAAACTTCAAAGAAGCGATACGCCACTCAACTTCCATATGCAAACCTACACAGTCCAGGAGACGAAATTCCAAGGTCTGTACTCGAACGAGGAGATCCTGGAGATGATAAAAAACAAAACTTACATCACCAAATTCAGTAGCTTTCTTGCAAATCAATCTTTGGTGAGAGAATTCAACGCGAGTAATCCATCACGCCGCTATGGTGGGATCTCGTATCAACTCCTTTTCCAGAAGGAGTTGACACAAACTGATGTTACTCACATCAAAGGGCTTTACATCCCTAAAGTATATGCAATGGGGCACTTTCCACCACTGGCTGGTGTGAACTCGGAAACGAGAGAAGGTGGCGAGAGAATGTCCACCGAGCTAATCTTCTATGATAAACATTGTCGGCCATGGACTTTCGGGTATTCGTACTGGAAGAGTACACAGACTTTTGTGTTTACAAAAGGGTGGAGACACTTCCTGAGGATGAACAGCTTGAAGCCGAGAGATTCAGTCTTCTTCTACATATGTAAGCAGCAAAGGGACAATCAGAGAAAAACATATTACGTGATAGATGTGCAGCGCGCTGGAACCGAACTTTATGGCTTGTGTTGGATTATAGACATGGAAAATGATTTTTGGAAAAATATAAACAAGGGTATAGAAGTTGTAGAAATGAAGGAAGAGACTGATAATGAAGTGAAGCTTTTTGGTGTTCAGATTGGAAGAAGAGTGGATCATAAGCGGAAAAGGACCGAGGAATAA
- the LOC136209749 gene encoding AP2/ERF and B3 domain-containing transcription factor At1g50680-like, whose product MELDLRLNMSVDSSNLNISDSDGSGSSSKFRGVIWLRSGKWGARIAYKYKAYWLGTYDMEEEAAMAYDRAAIKLQRSHTPLNFHMAIYTVQETKFQGQYSNEEILEMIKDKTYITKFTSFLSNQSSVRELNTSNPSHRCGGISYQLLFRKELTQTDVTHIKGFHIPKEYAMQHFPPLAGVNSETTEGGEKKSLELIFYDKHCRPWTFRYSYWKSTQTFVFTKGWRHFLRMNSLKPKDSVFFYICKHQRDNQGKKYYMIDVQHAGTESYSLHWNIDMENDFWKNINKGLEVEEMEEEEETDNEVRLFGVQIGRRVNDKRKRIDE is encoded by the coding sequence ATGGAGTTGGATTTGAGGCTCAACATGTCAGTTGATAGTTCAAACTTGAATATCAGCGACAGCGACGGTAGCGGATCATCCTCAAAGTTCAGAGGAGTGATTTGGCTTAGAAGTGGAAAGTGGGGTGCACGGATTGCTTATAAGTACAAGGCGTACTGGCTGGGAACATACGACATGGAAGAAGAGGCTGCAATGGCTTATGATAGAGCAGCAATCAAACTTCAAAGAAGCCATACGCCACTCAACTTCCATATGGCAATCTACACAGTCCAAGAGACAAAATTCCAAGGTCAGTACTCGAACGAGGAGATCCTAGAGATGATAAAAGACAAAACTTACATCACCAAATTCACTAGCTTTCTTTCAAATCAATCTTCCGTGAGAGAACTCAACACAAGTAATCCATCACACCGCTGTGGTGGGATCTCGTATCAACTCCTTTTCCGGAAGGAGTTGACACAAACTGATGTTACTCACATCAAAGGGTTTCACATCCCTAAAGAATATGCAATGCAGCACTTTCCACCACTGGCTGGTGTGAACTCAGAAACGACAGAAGGTGGCGAGAAAAAGTCCCTGGAGCTAATCTTCTATGATAAACATTGTCGGCCATGGACTTTTCGATATTCGTACTGGAAGAGTACACAGACTTTTGTGTTTACAAAAGGGTGGAGACACTTCCTGAGGATGAACAGCTTGAAGCCGAAAGATTCAGTCTTCTTCTACATATGTAAGCATCAAAGGGACAATCAgggaaaaaaatattacatGATAGATGTGCAGCATGCTGGAACGGAAAGTTATAGTTTGCATTGGAATATAGACATGGAAAATGATTTTTGGAAAAATATAAACAAGGGCCTAGAGGTTgaagaaatggaagaagaagaggagactGATAATGAAGTGAGGCTTTTTGGTGTTCAGATTGGAAGAAGAGTGAATGA